One Fusarium musae strain F31 chromosome 6, whole genome shotgun sequence DNA segment encodes these proteins:
- a CDS encoding hypothetical protein (EggNog:ENOG41), with translation MATRPTLTSAWRLSRCLWSCRGTKYLSTSVPRHQNYDATIANLNIDKDTRVIYQDTIAYGTNVVGGVSPGKGGQEHLGLPVFNTVREAVEQVKPHATSVFVPAQFAAAAIIEAIEAEVPLVVTVAEHIPVHDMMRVHGVLKTQSKTRLVGPNCPGIIAPEQCRLGIMPHKQYKRGTIGIVSKSGTLSYEAVGSTSNAGLGQSLVVGMGGDMLPGMSQDLDLDSMNVDFWLEDSADIQAIGTTLVDALKLFFDHPETEGIIVIGEIGGEAELRAAEAIKEYRRTTKVPKPIIAMVAGKTAPEGRTMGHAGALLQSGDISAEAKAKALADSGAIVVPHPGVMGHVMKELMSSHPSLSRNRYPLPAGLPGLGFEIREETPR, from the exons ATGGCGACTCGCCCAACATTGACCAGCGCTTGGAGACTATCTCGGTGTCTCTGGTCCTGTCGGGGCACCAAATACCTATCAACTTCCGTACCAAGGCACCAGAACTATGATGCCACCATTGCCAACTTGAACATCGACAAGGATACTAGGGTGATCTACCAAG ATACCATTGCATATGGCACCAATGTCGTTGGCGGTGTATCCCCAGGCAAAGGCGGCCAGGAGCATTTAGGTCTTCCTGTATTTAATACAGTCAGAGAG gCCGTGGAACAGGTAAAGCCCCATGCGACATCAGTCTTCGTACCAGCACAATTCGCCGCTGCAGCTATCATCGAAGCAATAGAGGCAGAAGTACCTCTTGTTGTGACCGTAGCTGAGCACATCCCTGTACACGATATGATGCGTGTCCATGGTGTGCTTAAAACCCAATCCAAGACTCGCCTTGTCGGTCCGAACTGCCCAGGTATTATTGCTCCTGAGCAGTGCCGTCTTGGCATCATGCCGCATAAGCAGTACAAGAGGGGTACTATCGGTATAGTCTCCAAGAGCGGAACGCTAAGTTATGAAGCCGTGGGCTCAACGTCGAATGCTGGATTGGGTCAAAGTCTTGTTGTTGGTATGGGAGGTGATATGTTGCCGGGTAtgtctcaagatcttgatcttgattctATGAACGTGGATTTCTGGCTAGAGGATTCTGCTGACATTCAGGCTATAGGAACTACACTCGTGGATGCCCTTAAGCTGTTCTTCGATCATCCAGAAACAGAGGGTATTATTGTCATCGGCGAGATTGGTGGGGAAGCAGAACTCAGAGCTGCTGAAGCCATCAAGGAATACAGGAGAACGACAAAGGTTCCGAAGCCAATCATAGCCATGGTGGCTGGTAAGACGGCTCCTGAGGGCCGAACCATGGGCCACGCTGGTGCACTTCTGCAATCGGGTGATATATCTGCTGAAGCCAAGGCAAAGGCTTTGGCGGATAGTGGAGCGATTGTGGTACCGCATCCTGGGGTCATGGGACATGTTATGAAAGAGCTCATGTCGTCACACCCTTCACTCAGTAGGAACCGGTACCCATTACCTGCCGGCTTGCCAGGACTGGGTTTCGAAATTCGGGAGGAAACTCCAAGATGA